In Spirosoma pollinicola, the genomic window CGAGATCAAGCTGTGTCTGTTCCTCTGTTTGCGCAGCTTTCCAGGCAGCCTGCGGCAATCCATGAAAAAAATTATGATACCAGGCCATTTTTTGAATGAGTGAATGAGTGGATAGCAGAATAAGCGAATGTAAAGGCAGCACTTTTTAGAGGTAACACTACTATTTTCACACATCCTACTGTTCACTCATTCTAAATTAAAGTTTTGCTAGCGTTTCCTGAATAGCCTGAAAACTTGGGACTTCCCCAGCATTTTCGAGCACTTCAGCGTATTGAATAACGCCGTCTCTATCAATTACAAAAGCCGAACGCTTGCTAACGCCTTTCATGTTCATAGCGAAGGTTTCGTAGATGGTATCGTAGGCCTTTGACACGTCCTTGTTGAAATCAGACAGTAAATCGAATGGCAACTGTTGGTCTTCTTTAAATTTGGCCAGCGTGAACGGTGAATCGACCGATATACCCACTATTTCGGCATTCAAGCCAGAATAGGTAGCGATATTGTCACGCATTTCACAGAGTTCAGCTGTGCAAACACTGGTAAAAGCCATCGGGAAAAATAGGATGATGACATTCTTACCAGTAAAACTTGATAGCGATACTTCTTTTTTATCGCTGTTGAAAAGGGTAAAATCAGGGGCTTTCTGGCCGGGCGTAAGCATGTTGACGTTTTTAAGTTTGACTACGTGTTAGTTTTCTTTCAAATCCGTTCCCTGAACGGAAGTTCGGGGGGCCTCTGTTCAGGGAACGCGAAATTCCGAAAAAGCGCAGGGAAAACAAGCACTTTTCTTTGATAGCTCGTTTACAGGTTAGGTCAAAACGCACGAAGGTTCATAAATTGCGACCTTCATCGTTATCAATCGGTCAGTCAAAAACGAGTATAAAAAGCCCGGCGGCTCCTATAAACTCAGAATGATCTGGCACCAATTTCAGAATCTTTTATCCTTTTCTTAAATGCAACACTACTGGGGTATTGACTTGGGCGGTACAAAAATCGAAGGTGTTATTTTATCGGCTCCTTCACCCGATGCGGTCATCATTCGTAAACGTATTGATACAGAAGCCCATAAAGGCTATGACCATATTATGGGTCAGATTATTCGGCTTATTGATATGCTTAAAGCCGAAACCGGGCTTACACCTGATCGAATTGGTTTTGGTACTCCCGGCACGTTCGATCCAGCCCGGCAATGGATGAAGAACTGCAACACAACGGTACTAAATGGCAAACCGATGAAACAGGATTTGACCCGCCTGTTAGGTGTGCCCGTAACCGTGGCAAACGACGCCAATTGCTTTGCCCTTGCGGAGTCGACAATGGGTATCGTGCCGGATGTTGTTCCTGATTTTCAGACAGTTTTTGGCGTCATTATGGGTACGGGCGTTGGCGGAGGTGTCGTGATCCGGGGTCGCGATGGGGTTCCGTTCGTTTTAAATGGATTGCAAGGTATTGGGGGCGAGTGGGGCCATAATATCCTGGAAGAAAATGGTCACTCTTGTTATTGTGGCAAAAGCGGTTGTAATGAACAGGTCATTTCAGGTCCGGCTCTGCAACGTTACTATTTCGAGAAAAGCGGAGAAGAACGAACTATGAAGGACATTATGGACCGCTATCAGGAGGGCAACGACCTTGTGGCAAGTCAAACGGTTAACCGAATGCTGGAGTATTTTGGCCGGGCAGTTTCTGTCATTATCAATATTCTCGACCCAGATGCCATTGTCCTTGGCGGAGGAGTCGGCAATGTAGACTTGCTATATACTGAAGGCATCGAGCGAGCCAAGAAATACGTTTTCAACAGCCGGGAGATTAATACTCGTTTCCTGAAGCCTAAATTGGGCGACAGCGCTGGTGTTTTTGGCGCTGCATTGTTAGTCTGAAGAAGTTAGTAAGTGAGATAAGTGAACTGAGTGAAGTAAGTCAGTAAGTGGCTGACCGCACCGGCGGACCGGCGAAAGCAACACTCGCGCGTCAGCCACTTACTGACTTATTTCACTTATCTCACTCATTTCACTTACTAACTAAAAACCTACCTCGGCCGGCGGGCACCACCAGCGGCTGGCGCCTGTTGTTGCTGTTCGCCACCACCTTCACCGCCTTTTACGTCGTCGTTGTTCACTGATTTTTTCTGACGTTGTGGGGCATCGAAGCTCAGCTTCCCGATTTTATAACTAAAGTTGACCCGCACACCTGCGTTATACAGACTTGTTGAGCTGCTCTGCGCAAAGATGGGCGACGAGGACTCCGAATGAATTGTGAATGGGTGATTAAAGAAATTCTCGGCCGCAATCCCGAAACTACCCCGTTTGTCTTTGATATCTTTTTTCAGACCGATGCTATAGAAGGCAAACCCACCCTGATAGCCCTGCAACTGAATTTGTTTACCCCGTATGAAACCGAAACCCTGCACGCCCCAGCCATTTTTGAGTGTCAGGTTCGTAAAGAAACGCCCCGTTGTTACCCAACCTGAGTTGGTTGCATTGTAAGCAGAGCCAGCATTGTTGTTGGTCAGGTACGAATAATACAAGTCAAAGCCGCCACCAATCTGCCATTTAGAGAAGAAGGTAGCATTTCCGAACACGTTCGTACCATAGGCGGACTCACGACCAATGTTCAGGTAGGTTGTTTGAATAGCCTGCGCTAGTGTTGGGTTAGTCACCTGCCCTGCACCCGTCGTGATCGTATCCCGAACGCTGGTGATCGAGTTGTTCGTTTGCCGGGCAAACAACGACACGTTCAGATACACACTTTTAATGTACGCACTTGTACTCAGCTCAAGGTTGTCGGTCAACTCTGGCGACAGTAATGGGTTTCCTTTTGTGATGCTCGTCGGGTTCGACGTGTTTACATTTGGATTCAGGAATTGTATACCCGGACGTTGTAAACGACGGTTATAAGCCAGCTTGATCGTTTTACCGCCTTTCAGTGCCTTCGAGATGTTGATACTCGGCACTAGATTGCTGTAGCTTGGAATACCTAAATCCTGCCCGGCAGCACCACCCTGCTCTCCCGGCTGATTCTGGCTATAATTCGCATTGATTGTCGTATGCTCGAACCGAGTACCCGCTTTGATCGTGTACTTGTTTTTGGTCGTTAACGTATAGGATACATAACCGGCACCGATTGTCTGGTCATAATTTAACGTGTTGGCAGAGCGGGTTGGGTCAAC contains:
- a CDS encoding redoxin domain-containing protein — protein: MLTPGQKAPDFTLFNSDKKEVSLSSFTGKNVIILFFPMAFTSVCTAELCEMRDNIATYSGLNAEIVGISVDSPFTLAKFKEDQQLPFDLLSDFNKDVSKAYDTIYETFAMNMKGVSKRSAFVIDRDGVIQYAEVLENAGEVPSFQAIQETLAKL
- a CDS encoding ROK family protein, with amino-acid sequence MQHYWGIDLGGTKIEGVILSAPSPDAVIIRKRIDTEAHKGYDHIMGQIIRLIDMLKAETGLTPDRIGFGTPGTFDPARQWMKNCNTTVLNGKPMKQDLTRLLGVPVTVANDANCFALAESTMGIVPDVVPDFQTVFGVIMGTGVGGGVVIRGRDGVPFVLNGLQGIGGEWGHNILEENGHSCYCGKSGCNEQVISGPALQRYYFEKSGEERTMKDIMDRYQEGNDLVASQTVNRMLEYFGRAVSVIINILDPDAIVLGGGVGNVDLLYTEGIERAKKYVFNSREINTRFLKPKLGDSAGVFGAALLV